Proteins encoded in a region of the Ptychodera flava strain L36383 chromosome 4, AS_Pfla_20210202, whole genome shotgun sequence genome:
- the LOC139130764 gene encoding mth938 domain-containing protein-like, translating to MTSPQVTKISWGTMKIEGGAVYKDCKVWPGGSRTWDWGETGTHHKPGVQPSDVKEILEKGIQIIVIGNGMDKALGVPRETLDYIKGQSVEALVLETEKAVEKYNALVNAGEKKVGGIFHSTC from the coding sequence ATGACATCGCCACAGGTGACAAAGATCTCATGGGGCACCATGAAGATTGAGGGAGGTGCCGTCTACAAGGACTGCAAAGTCTGGCCTGGTGGAAGTCGTACTTGGGATTGGGGAGAGACAGGTACCCACCATAAGCCTGGAGTACAACCTTCTGATGTGAAGGAAATCTTGGAGAAgggaatacaaatcattgtgaTCGGAAATGGCATGGACAAGGCTCTTGGAGTGCCAAGGGAGACTTTGGATTACATCAAAGGACAAAGTGTTGAGGCACTGGTCTTGGAAACTGAGAAAGCAGTTGAAAAGTACAATGCTTTAGTGAATGCTGGTGAAAAGAAAGTTGGGGGAATCTTCCACAGTACCTGTTGA